A window of Streptosporangiales bacterium genomic DNA:
GAGCACGCCACCGAGCGGCGTGCCGACCAGGCTGCCGACCCTACTGACCCCGTCGAGCAGGCCGGCGCCGCGCTCCATCGGCACCCGCGCCTCGACGACCGTCTCCGGCACCAGCACGTGCTTGGCGTTCTCCCCCGGCCCGCGGAACGCACCGAGCACCGCCACCAGCACGCACAGTCCCCAGAACGGCAGCCGGTCGGTGCTGTACAGCAGGGGCACCGCGACCAGGATCGCCGCGCTCGCGGCGTCGCACAGCACGCTCACCCTGCGGCCGCCGAACCGGTCGACGAACGGCGCGGCGAACGCCTGCAGCACGACGAACGGCAGCATCTCCGCGAACACGACCAGGCCGGTCTGTACGGCGCTGCCGGTGGTTACCAGCACCAGCCAGGGGATCGCGACCACGGACACCTTGCTGCCGGTGGCCGAGATGCCGGCCACCGGCAGCAGACCGGCGAGGCCCGCACGGCGGCGGACGGGCATCGCTACTCGGCGCCGTCGTCGGCGGAATCGCCGGCCGGCTGGTCGCCGGGGAAGAAATGCGGGAAGACCTGGAACTGCGCGGCCACCAGTCGCGCACCCTCCGGGCGCTCACCGCTGCTCGCGTTGCGGTACCTGTCCACGAGCTGCTTCATCTCGTGGTGCAGCTGTTCGGCCTCGGCCGGGGTCAGCCGCAGCATGCTGTCGGACATGGTGCTCGCGTCCTGCCACTCGTCCGGCAACGCGTCGCGGTGGTCGAGCCACCGTTTGATCTTCTGGGCGTAGAGATCGGCTGAGGCGTACAGGTAGTCGTGGGCGAGCACGTCCGTCTCGCCGGCGTCAGGATCCTCGGTGTCGCCGCGCTGCACCACCATGCGCGGGTCGAACCAGGTGCGCTGGTGCTTCGCCTTCCACCACCGTTCCCTGGTCGTGCCGCGGCCCTCGTCCTCCTCGATGAAGCCGTACGCGGCGAGCTGCCGCAGGTGGTAGCTGGTCGCCGCCGAGCTGAGCCCGAGGCGGTCTGCGATCTTCGTCGCGGTGGACGGCCCGTCCGCCCGCAGCAGGCCGAGGATCTGCGGCCGCAGCGGGTGGGCCATCCCCCGCAGCGACTTCGCGTCGAGCAGGGTGTCGTGCTCGGGGTCGAAGCCCTTCGGCAGCTTCTGCGGCTGCTCCTCGGGTGGGTCCACCATCGGTGTCGCCCTTCCTCTCCGCGTGCCCGGTCAGCCCGCGTACGACGCGTGCACGCGTACGGCGACGAGCCGCCTCTTGGCCTTCCGGTACCTGCGCTCGGCCCGCCGCACCGCCTGCGCCTGGCGTACTGCCCGGTTCGCCGCCGCCTCCGCACGCAGCTCCTCGGCGCGCACCTGGACCAGTTCGTCGTACCGCATCAGCGCCACCTCCCGTCGACGCCAAGACTACTTTGCAAAGATCTCTTTGCCAAGCTTTCTTTGCATGGGTTTCTTGGCACCCCACGGACGCCGCCCTACCAGGGCAGCGAACCGGCGAGCGCGGCTAGCGGGTGGCGGGGGTGACGAACGGCGGCTTGACGACCTGGCACCTGGCGGCGCGGCCGCGTACGTCCACGGTCACCTCGTCGCCGACGGACACCTCGCGGTCGAGCAGCGCCAGCGCGATGCCGACCTTCTTCGTCGGCGAGAACGTGCCGCTGGTGACCGTGCCGACGGGCGCGCCGTCGCGGGAGACGGTCATCTCCGGGCGCGGGATCGCGCGGTCGACCGCCTCCAGGCCGCGGACCGACCGGCGGGCGCCGTCCGCGCGCTCCTTGCTGAGCACGTCCCTGCCCCAGAACGCCGGCTTCTGCCAGCCGACCGCCCAGCCGGCCCGCGCCTGCACCGGCGTGATCTCCTGGGAGAGCTCGTGGCCGTGCAGCGGGTAGCCCATCTCGGTACGCAGGGTGTCGCGCGCGCCCAGGCCGGCGGCCTGCACCCCGTGCTCCGCGCCGGCGCCGAGCAGCGCGTCCCACAGCCGCGCGGCATCCGCGTACGCGGGCAGCAGCTCGTAACCCTGCTCGCCGGTGTAACCCGTGCGGCACACCACGACCTGGCTGCCCTGCCACTCCGCGTCCACGAACGACATGTAGTCGTGCTCGTGCGGCAGGCCGACGGCACGCAG
This region includes:
- a CDS encoding helix-turn-helix domain-containing protein, translated to MVDPPEEQPQKLPKGFDPEHDTLLDAKSLRGMAHPLRPQILGLLRADGPSTATKIADRLGLSSAATSYHLRQLAAYGFIEEDEGRGTTRERWWKAKHQRTWFDPRMVVQRGDTEDPDAGETDVLAHDYLYASADLYAQKIKRWLDHRDALPDEWQDASTMSDSMLRLTPAEAEQLHHEMKQLVDRYRNASSGERPEGARLVAAQFQVFPHFFPGDQPAGDSADDGAE
- the gcvT gene encoding glycine cleavage system aminomethyltransferase GcvT, with product MSDRADLKHSPLHDWHAANGAKFAEFGGWEMPLEYAGGGVVKEHTAVREAVGIFDVSHLGKAVVRGSGAADYVNGTLANDLGKIAPGQAQYTLCCDDPTGGVIDDLIAYLRGADEVLLVPNAANTAEVVRRLQAEAPAGVTVTDQHESYGVLAVQGPRSADVLRAVGLPHEHDYMSFVDAEWQGSQVVVCRTGYTGEQGYELLPAYADAARLWDALLGAGAEHGVQAAGLGARDTLRTEMGYPLHGHELSQEITPVQARAGWAVGWQKPAFWGRDVLSKERADGARRSVRGLEAVDRAIPRPEMTVSRDGAPVGTVTSGTFSPTKKVGIALALLDREVSVGDEVTVDVRGRAARCQVVKPPFVTPATR